From Drosophila yakuba strain Tai18E2 chromosome 2L, Prin_Dyak_Tai18E2_2.1, whole genome shotgun sequence, one genomic window encodes:
- the LOC6526339 gene encoding gamma-aminobutyric acid type B receptor subunit 1 isoform X2: MRIIQPVQRTRYGPWPAVGLRLVLALAWATSAAAAMESSAELQALGYEAIRPGAASISTSSPSSSPPGESASTVAAGGIPVPPRSDWKYKRTKVKRRQQRLNSHSNLPGSTNASHAHHLLNLPPRQRYLKVNQVFESERRMSPAEMQRNHGKIVLLGLFELSTSRGPRPDGLSELGAATMAVEHINRKRLLPGYTLELVTNDTQCDPGVGVDRFFHAIYTQPSTRMVMLLGSACSEVTESLAKVVPYWNIVQVSFGSTSPALSDRREFPYFYRTVAPDSSHNPARIAFIRKFGWGTVTTFSQNEEVHSLAVNNLVTELEAANISCAATITFAATDFKEQLLLLRETDTRIIIGSFSQELAPQILCEAYRLRMFGADYAWILHESMGAPWWPDQRTACSNHELQLAVENLIVVSTHNSIVGNNVSYSGLRRLSCPLRCPVASVFLCVSEMK; the protein is encoded by the exons ATGCGCATAATTCAACCGGTCCAAAGGACCAGATACGGACCATGGCCGGCCGTGGGACTGAGGCTGGTCCTGGCCCTTGCCTGGGCAACGTCGGCAGCGGCTGCCATGGAGTCATCAGCCGAGCTGCAGGCCCTGGGCTACGAGGCAATTAGGCCAGGTGCTGCCTCAATTAGCACATCCAGCCCGTCCAGCTCGCCACCCGGAGAATCGGCATCGACTGTGGCTGCCGGGGGGATTCCGGTTCCACCCCGCTCCGATTGGAAGTACAAACGGACGAAAGTCAAACGCCGGCAGCAGCGCCTCAATTCACACAGCAATCTACCTGGCAGCACCAATGCCTCCCACGCCCACCACCTCCTGAATCTGCCGCCCAGGCAGCGATACTTGAAGGTCAACCAGGTGTTCGAAAGCGAGCGCCGCATGTCGCCggccgaaatgcagcgcaaTCATGGCAAAATCGTGCTGCTCGGACTCTTCGAGCTGTCCACATCGCGGGGTCCACGTCCGGATGGTCTGAGCGAACTGGGAGCTGCCACCATGGCCGTGGAGCACATCAACCGCAAGCGCCTGCTGCCCGGCTACACCCTCGAGCTCGTGACCAACGATACTCAG TGCGATCCCGGAGTGGGCGTGGATCGCTTCTTCCACGCCATCTACACACAGCCCTCGACGAGGATGGTGATGCTGCTGGGATCGGCCTGCTCGGAGGTTACCGAGAGTCTGGCGAAGGTGGTGCCGTACTGGAACATCGTGCAG GTATCCTTCGGTTCCACATCGCCGGCGCTGAGCGACAGGCGGGAGTTCCCCTACTTCTACAGGACCGTGGCCCCGGATTCCTCGCACAATCCGGCGCGCATCGCCTTCATTCGGAAGTTCGGCTGGGGCACGGTGACCACTTTCTCGCAGAACGAGGAGGTCCACTCGCTGGCGGTGAACAATCTGGTCACCGAACTGGAGGCGGCCAACATATCCTGTGCCGCCACCATCACCTTTGCGGCCACCGACTTcaaggagcagctgctcctaCTCAGG GAGACGGACACGCGCATCATCATCGGCAGCTTCTCGCAGGAGCTGGCCCCCCAGATCCTGTGCGAGGCCTACAGGCTTCGGATGTTCGGGGCGGACTACGCCTGGATCCTCCACGAGAGCATGGGTGCCCCATGGTGGCCGGACCAGCGCACCGCCTGCTCTAACCACGAGCTGCAGCTGGCCGTCGAGAACCTCATCGTGGTCTCAACGCACAACAGCATCGTTGGAAACAACGTGAGCTACAGTGGACT CAGGCGACTATCTTGTCCTTTGCGTTGTCCTGTCGCGTCCGTCTTTCTGTGCGTGtccgaaatgaaatga
- the LOC6526339 gene encoding gamma-aminobutyric acid type B receptor subunit 2 isoform X1 — MRIIQPVQRTRYGPWPAVGLRLVLALAWATSAAAAMESSAELQALGYEAIRPGAASISTSSPSSSPPGESASTVAAGGIPVPPRSDWKYKRTKVKRRQQRLNSHSNLPGSTNASHAHHLLNLPPRQRYLKVNQVFESERRMSPAEMQRNHGKIVLLGLFELSTSRGPRPDGLSELGAATMAVEHINRKRLLPGYTLELVTNDTQCDPGVGVDRFFHAIYTQPSTRMVMLLGSACSEVTESLAKVVPYWNIVQVSFGSTSPALSDRREFPYFYRTVAPDSSHNPARIAFIRKFGWGTVTTFSQNEEVHSLAVNNLVTELEAANISCAATITFAATDFKEQLLLLRETDTRIIIGSFSQELAPQILCEAYRLRMFGADYAWILHESMGAPWWPDQRTACSNHELQLAVENLIVVSTHNSIVGNNVSYSGLNNHMFNSQLRKQSAQFHGQDGLGSGSGSRISIAAPHSDSRRRRRRGLGGMSGGHLFPEAISQYAPQTYDAVWAIALALRAAEEHWRRNEEQSKLDGFDYTRSDMAWEFLQQMGKLHFLGVSGPVSFSGPDRVGTTAFYQIQRGLLEPVALYYPATDALDFRCPRCRPVKWHSGQVPIAKRVFKLRVATIAPLAFYTIATLSSVGIALAIAFLAFNLHFRKLKAIKLSSPKLSNITAVGCIFVYATVILLGLDHSTLPSAEDSFATVCTARVYLLSAGFSLAFGSMFAKTYRVHRIFTRTGSVFKDKMLQDIQLILLVGGLLLVDALLVTLWVVTDPMERHLHNLTLEISATDRSVVYQPQVEVCRSQHTQTWLSVLYAYKGLLLVVGVYMAWETRHVKIPALNDSQYIGVSVYSVVITSAIVVVLANLISERVTLAFITITALILTSTTATLCLLFIPKLHDIWARNDIIDPVIHSMGLKMECNTRRFVVDDRRELQYRVEVQNRVYKKEIQALDAEIRKLERLLESGLTTTSTTTSSSTSLLTGGGHLKPELTVTSGISQTPAASKNRTPSISGILPNLLLSVLPPVIPRASWPSAEYMQIPMRRSVTFASQPQLEEACLPAQDLINLRLAHQQATEAKTGLINRLRGIFSRTTSSNKGSTASLADQKGLKAAFKSHMGLFTRLIPSSQTASCNAIYNNPNQDSIPSESSSHPNGNHLKPIHRGSLTKSGTHLDHLTKDPNFLPIPTISGGEQGDQTLGGKYVKLLETKVNFQLPSNRRPSVVQQPPSLRERVRGSPRFPHRILPPTCSLSALAESEDRPGDSTSILGSCKSIPRISLQQATSGGTWKSMETAGKSRLSLGDSQEEEQQTPANGME; from the exons ATGCGCATAATTCAACCGGTCCAAAGGACCAGATACGGACCATGGCCGGCCGTGGGACTGAGGCTGGTCCTGGCCCTTGCCTGGGCAACGTCGGCAGCGGCTGCCATGGAGTCATCAGCCGAGCTGCAGGCCCTGGGCTACGAGGCAATTAGGCCAGGTGCTGCCTCAATTAGCACATCCAGCCCGTCCAGCTCGCCACCCGGAGAATCGGCATCGACTGTGGCTGCCGGGGGGATTCCGGTTCCACCCCGCTCCGATTGGAAGTACAAACGGACGAAAGTCAAACGCCGGCAGCAGCGCCTCAATTCACACAGCAATCTACCTGGCAGCACCAATGCCTCCCACGCCCACCACCTCCTGAATCTGCCGCCCAGGCAGCGATACTTGAAGGTCAACCAGGTGTTCGAAAGCGAGCGCCGCATGTCGCCggccgaaatgcagcgcaaTCATGGCAAAATCGTGCTGCTCGGACTCTTCGAGCTGTCCACATCGCGGGGTCCACGTCCGGATGGTCTGAGCGAACTGGGAGCTGCCACCATGGCCGTGGAGCACATCAACCGCAAGCGCCTGCTGCCCGGCTACACCCTCGAGCTCGTGACCAACGATACTCAG TGCGATCCCGGAGTGGGCGTGGATCGCTTCTTCCACGCCATCTACACACAGCCCTCGACGAGGATGGTGATGCTGCTGGGATCGGCCTGCTCGGAGGTTACCGAGAGTCTGGCGAAGGTGGTGCCGTACTGGAACATCGTGCAG GTATCCTTCGGTTCCACATCGCCGGCGCTGAGCGACAGGCGGGAGTTCCCCTACTTCTACAGGACCGTGGCCCCGGATTCCTCGCACAATCCGGCGCGCATCGCCTTCATTCGGAAGTTCGGCTGGGGCACGGTGACCACTTTCTCGCAGAACGAGGAGGTCCACTCGCTGGCGGTGAACAATCTGGTCACCGAACTGGAGGCGGCCAACATATCCTGTGCCGCCACCATCACCTTTGCGGCCACCGACTTcaaggagcagctgctcctaCTCAGG GAGACGGACACGCGCATCATCATCGGCAGCTTCTCGCAGGAGCTGGCCCCCCAGATCCTGTGCGAGGCCTACAGGCTTCGGATGTTCGGGGCGGACTACGCCTGGATCCTCCACGAGAGCATGGGTGCCCCATGGTGGCCGGACCAGCGCACCGCCTGCTCTAACCACGAGCTGCAGCTGGCCGTCGAGAACCTCATCGTGGTCTCAACGCACAACAGCATCGTTGGAAACAACGTGAGCTACAGTGGACTG AACAATCACATGTTCAACTCCCAGCTGCGCAAGCAATCCGCCCAGTTCCACGGCCAGGATGGACTTGGATCCGGTTCTGGCTCCAGGATCAGTATCGCTGCACCACATTCTGATTCCCGCCGGCGGCGGAGGAGAGGCCTGGGAGGCATGAGCGGAGGACACCTCTTTCCGGAGGCGATCTCGCAGTACGCGCCGCAAACCTACGACGCCGTGTGGGCAATCGCCCTGGCCTTGAGAGCCGCCGAGGAGCACTGGCGGCGAAACGAGGAGCAGTCGAAGCTGGACGGATTCGATTACACCCGCAGCGACATGGCCTGGGAGTTCCTGCAGCAGATGGGCAAGCTCCACTTCCTCGGAGTGTCG GGTCCCGTGTCCTTCAGCGGCCCAGATCGCGTTGGCACCACTGCCTTCTACCAAATCCAGCGCGGTCTGCTGGAACCGGTGGCCCTCTACTATCCGGCCACGGATGCCCTGGACTTCCGGTGTCCCCGCTGCCGGCCGGTGAAGTGGCACAGTGGGCAGGTGCCCATCGCCAAGCGGGTGTTCAAGCTGCGGGTGGCCACCATCGCACCACTAGCCTTCTACACCATCGCCACCCTCTCCAGCGTGGGAATCGCGCTGGCCATCGCCTTTCTGGCGTTCAATCTGCATTTTCGGAAGCTCAA AGCAATTAAACTTTCCAGCCCGAAGCTGAGCAACATCACCGCAGTGGGCTGCATCTTTGTGTACGCCACCGTCATCCTTTTGGGTCTGGACCACTCGACGCTGCCCTCGGCGGAGGACTCCTTCGCTACGGTCTGCACG GCCCGCGTCTATCTGCTCTCCGCCGGATTCTCGTTGGCCTTTGGTTCGATGTTCGCCAAGACCTACAGAGTTCACCGGATATTCACGCGGACCGGCAGCGTTTTCAAGGACAAGATGCTGCAGGATATCCAGCTGATCCTGCTGGTCGGGGGATTGCTTTTGGTGGACGCGCTGCTCGTAACCCTCTGGGTGGTCACCGATCCCATGGAGCGGCATCTTCACAACCTGACGCTCGAGATCAGTGCGACTGACAGGAGTGTCGTTTACCAGCCTCAg GTTGAGGTTTGCCGTTCGCAGCACACGCAAACGTGGTTAAGTGTCCTGTACGCCTACAAGGGTCTACTTCTTGTGGTGGGTGTCTATATGGCCTGGGAGACGCGCCACGTGAAGATCCCTGCCCTCAACGATTCACAGTACATTGGAGTGTCGGTCTACAGTGTGGTCATCACCAGCGCCATTGTCGTGGTTCTGGCCAACTTGATTTCCGAGCGGGTCACCCTGGCCTTCATCACAATCACAGCTCTGATTTTaaccagcaccaccgccacTCTTTGCCTGCTCTTCATCCCAAAACTGCACGACATCTGGGCAAGAA ACGACATTATCGACCCAGTTATCCACAGCATGGGTCTCAAAATGGAGTGCAACACACGCCGATTCGTGGTGGATGACCGCCGTGAACTGCAGTACCGGGTGGAGGTGCAAAACAGGGTCTATAAGAAGGAAATCCAGGCTCTGGACGCCGAAATTCGAAAGCTGGAGAGGCTCCTCGAGTCGGGTTTaaccaccacctccaccacaaCCTCGTCGTCCACCTCGCTCTTAACGGGTGGAGGTCACTTGAAGCCGGAACTGACGGTAACCAGTGGAATCTCGCAGACTCCGGCTGCCAGTAAAAACCGGACACCAAGCATCTCGGGAATACTGCCGAATCTCCTGCTCTCCGTGCTGCCTCCTGTGATTCCCCGGGCCAGTTGGCCCTCAGCCGAGTACATGCAGATCCCGATGAGGCGCTCCGTGACCTTCGCCTCCCAGCCGCAACTAGAAGAGGCCTGCCTGCCCGCACAGGACTTGATTAACCTCCGTTTAGCCCATCAGCAGGCCACGGAGGCTAAGACGGGCTTGATAAACCGATTACGAGGGATATTTTCTCGCACAACTTCGAGCAACAAGGGATCCACGGCCAGCCTGGCGGACCAAAAGGGTCTGAAGGCGGCCTTCAAGTCGCACATGGGTCTGTTCACCCGCCTGATTCCCTCCTCTCAAACGGCGTCCTGCAATGCCATATACAATAATCCCAATCAGGATTCCATTCCCTCGGAGTCGTCCTCCCACCCGAATGGTAACCACTTAAAGCCCATCCACAGGGGCTCATTGACCAAAAGCGGTACACACCTGGATCACCTTACCAAGGATCCGAATTTCCTGCCCATCCCCACTATTTCGGGTGGTGAACAGGGGGACCAGACATTGGGTGGAAAGTACGTGAAGCTGCTGGAGACCAAGGTGAACTTCCAATTGCCCAGCAACCGGAGACCTTCGGTGGTGCAGCAGCCGCCCAGTCTAAGGGAACGGGTAAGAGGTTCGCCACGCTTTCCACACCGCATCCTGCCGCCCACTTGTAGCCTCAGCGCCCTGGCCGAATCCGAGGACCGTCCCGGAGATAGCACCTCCATCTTGGGCAGCTGCAAGTCCATTCCCCGCATATCCCTGCAGCAGGCCACCAGTGGGGGCACCTGGAAATCCATGGAGACAGCGGGCAAGTCGAGGCTTTCCCTCGGCGATTCACAGGAAGAGGAGCAGCAGACGCCTGCGAATGGCATGGAGTAA